The genomic DNA AGGCCACGTCGATGCGGTCGGCGAGCTTGGCGAGTTCGATGGTGAGCGTCGCCACCGTGTCCTCGTCCAGCCCGTCCTGACCGGCCTCCACCAGATGCAGCCACCGGCCGCCCACCGTGCGCAGCAGCTTGCTGACGTCGGCGGCCGAGACCTGCAACGTGCCGCGGTCGTCGACGATCAGAGGCAGGGTCACTTCGCGGTTCACAGAGGGGATCGTAGCCGCGGAACGCTCACGCTCCGTGCCATACGGTGGTGATGTTGCAGAACTCGCGGATTCCGTGTCCGGACAGCTCACGACCGTAACCCGACCGCTTGACCCCGCCGAAGGGGAACGCGGGATGGGATGCCGTCATCCCGTTGACGAACACGCCACCGGCCTCCAGGTCGCGTACGAACCGGTCGACCTCGGCGTCCTCGCGCGTCCAGACGTTGGAACTCAGTCCGAACGGCGTGTCGTTGGCGATGGCCACCGCCTCGTCGAGATCGGCCGCCCGGTAGAGCGTGGCGACCGGGCCGAACGCCTCCTCGAGGTGGATGCGCATCTCGGGGGTGATGTCGGTGAGGACGGTCGGCGCGTAGTAGTAGCCGCGCTCCGTGTACCCCTCGGGGCGCTCGCCGCCGCACAGCACCGTCGCGCCGTTCTCGACCGCGTCGTCGACCAGCTCCTCCAGATCGGTGCGGCCCTGCTCGGTGGAGAGCGGCCCGACCTCCGTGTCCTCGTCCAGCGGGTCGCCGACCTTCAGCGCCGCCATGCCCGCCGTGAAGCGCTCGGC from Streptomyces avermitilis MA-4680 = NBRC 14893 includes the following:
- a CDS encoding DUF6213 family protein; this encodes MNREVTLPLIVDDRGTLQVSAADVSKLLRTVGGRWLHLVEAGQDGLDEDTVATLTIELAKLADRIDVACIAHSSGTTAG